The genomic segment CGGATACCTTCCTTAGCGTTTTCGATGGGATACGACGTGGGTAAGGTGTTATACCGATCGTCCATAAAAAAGAGCTTCACCCCAAACAGGGAAGGGAGGATGCTGGTTCCGTAGTTGCTGCGAACACAGAGCATCTTGCCTGTCCCTGCGGCCAAGGTCGCAGAACAGGAGGCCAATTGGGAGAGGATCATCTTATCGTGGTCAGCAATAGCCTCATTGATGGTAATGTTGGGCCAGTCTATCTTTGGCGGGGATTTTTCCGGACGGGCGGGACGGAAGAACTCCTCCGGCCACTCCCCATTGACGAACTTTATCCATTGATTTAACAGCTCGTCTTCCACCTTGTCATCGATGCGCGCTTCTAGGTCTTCCAAATATGGTGCCAGATTCAACGGGCCACCTCCTAGGACGTTGCATGGTTCTCTTACCCAAATTCGCCAGGCTGGGGGTTTTACCTGCCCCTTGTGGGAGAAAGACAACGGTTTTTTGATTTAGTGCCGGGAGTCCTTTTCCCTTCTTGGGAAGTTCCTTGCAGGCAAGGAGAAATACCGAAGGTATTGGCAGCTTTATGCGGTGATCTTTTCGAAATCCCAGCTTATTGCTTGTTAGGAATACATGTGTTATCATTTACTAAAACATGCGTCAGGTCTTTGACGCACCTTTAAATGGGGGTAAGGTAATGTCAACTAGAGCTGAAATTGAGGAGCGAATCCAACAGCTGAAAAAAGAACGCAATGCCCTCATCCTTGCCCATAATTACCAACTCCCTGAAATCCAGGATATAGCAGATTTTACAGGGGATTCATTGGAACTGGCACGGTTGGCAAGGGAAACCGATGCCGAGGTGATCGTCTTCTGCGGTGTTGATTTCATGGCAGAAACGGCGGCAATCCTCAATCCCGACAAAACCGTCCTCCTGCCGGCTAAGGATGCGGGTTGTCCTTTGGCTGACATGGCCACTGCCGACGCATTGATCGAAAAGAAGAAAGAGTATCCCGATGCAGCGGTGGTGTGCTATGTGAACTCCACCGCGGAAGTGAAAGCCGAAAGTGACATTTGCTGTACCTCGGCCAACGCGGTGAAGGTGGTCAACTCCCTAGAGCAGGATCGGGTCCTGTTTGTGCCGGACCAGAACCTGGCCAGCTGGGTGGCGCGCCATACGGACAAGGAAATCATCCCTTGGCAAGGGTTCTGTATTACCCACCACCGGCTGCGGGCCGAAGATGTCAAGCGGGCGCGGGAAGCCCATCCCGATGCAATTGTCGTAGTGCACCCTGAGTGTCCGCCGGAAGTGGTGGATTTGGCCGATGAGGTAGCCAGCACCACTGGTATTCTTAAGTACGTGAAGAATTCTTCGGCGCAGAAGTTCATCATTGGTACGGAGATGGGGTTGCTGCACCGGCTCATGAAGGAGAACCCTGGCAAGACCTTCTTTATACTCAGCCCGGGTTTGGTGTGTCCGAATATGAAAAAGATCTCCAGTATCCAGATGGTACTAGACGCCCTTGAGACCAATACCCACCATGTGGTGGTGGAGGAGCCTTTGCGGAGCAGAGCATTGGCCGCAGTGGAACGGATGCTGGCATTATAAACTAGGGAAGGCGAAATCTATGGATCAAGGGATGTACCAGACGGACTTTCTGGTCATAGGCTCCGGTATCGCGGGCCTTTTTTCTGCCCTGAGGTTGGCGGCCCATGGGGATGTCATCCTGGTGACCAAAAGTGATCTTGAGGACAGCAACAGCTACTTCGCCCAAGGGGGTATGGCCGCGGCCCTCAAGGAACCCGATACGCCGGAACTGCACGAAGAAGATACCCTCCGGGCTGGGGCGGGCCTGTGTGACCGCTCCGCGGTGAAGGTGCTCGTGGAAGAGGGACCCCAACGGGTTATGGAGCTCATCGGGTTAGGAGTAGAATTCGACCGGGTAGATGGACACATTGCCCTCACCCGGGAGGGGGCGCACAGCCAGGGCCGCATCCTACACGCCCTGGGAGATTCCACCGGGAAAGCCATCAGTGATCGACTTGCCCAGCTTACCAGAGAGCATTCCAACATTCACATCAAGGAAGATCATTTCGTGGCCGAATTGTTGGTACAAGAGGGCCGTTGTGTCGGGGTTTTGGTGGTGAATCCCCAGCAAGAGCTGGAGATTTACCTGGCGCGGGCGGTGGTGCTCAGCTCTGGTGGCGCAGGACAGGTCTATGCCGAAACTTCGAACCCCGAGGCTGCCACGGGCGATGGTATGGCCTTGGCCTATCGGGCGGGGGCCAAGCTCAAGGACATGGAATTCATCCAGTTTCATCCTACGGTGCTAGTGGGCAGCGGGACTAGTCAACGTTTCCTGATTTCCGAAGCGGTCCGGGGTGAGGGAGCGATCCTGCGGAATGTCCATGGGGAACCGTTCATGCAGAAGCGCCATCCATTAAAGGATCTAGCTCCCCGGGACGTGGTGGCCCGTGCCATCTGGCGGGAGATGGAAGAGACCAAGACGCCCTTCGTCTACCTGGATGCCACCTCCCTCGGCAGCGAACACTTGAAAAACAGATTTCCCACGATTTGGGCCCGGTGTCAGGAACAGGGTTTGTCCATGGATCGAGACTATATCCCTGTGGCTCCGGCGGCCCACTATTTCATGGGTGGTGTCCAGACGGACCTGGAGGGAGCCACCTCGATTCCGGGCCTGTTTGCCTGTGGCGAAGTGGCCTGCACGGGGGTGCATGGAGCCAATCGCCTGGCCAGCAATTCCCTTTTGGAGACGGTGGTTTTTGGTCAGCGGGCCGCTCTGGCGGCAGTGGAATTTGCCCGGCGCCATCCTATACTCCCAGATCCCAGCCGGTTTAGGGATTATGTGTCCGCCCTACCCCGGAAGGACACCTGGGACAATCAGGAAATTCACCGCCTCAGAGGGCAGACTCAAAAGGTCATGTGGGACTTGGTGGGACTTGTGCGCTGCAACGACTCCTTAACCCGGGCCCAAAGGGTGTTGGAGGAGCTTACTTTAGAAGTGGAGGAACTGACGGCTGGGGTGTGGAGCAAGGAAGCCCTGGAATTGAAGAATATCTTGCTGATCGGCAGGCTCATAACCAAGGCCGCCTTGACCCGCCAGGAAAGCCGGGGAGCCCATTTCCGGACTGATGTGCCGGAGCCGAACGAGGCATGGCGCAAACATATCATCCTACAGCGGGATCAGTTGGAACCGGAATTTAGTGCTGTGGATTAGGAAAGGGGATTACTGGGTTGTTGGAAGGAGCATTGCTGTATAAGATCCGGCCGATCATTGATCAAGCCCTCAGGGAAGATATTGGTCGGGGAGATATCACCACCGAGGCCTTGGTGCCCTCCGATGCGTGGGGCACGGCGATCCTGAAGGCCAAGGATGAGGGGATCTTCTGTGGGGAAGCGATTTGTTACGGGGTGTTTGATGTCTTGTGTCCCCAAGTGCAGGTAAAGGTCTTGGTGCGGGATGGGGAGCAGATTGCCAAAGGCGATGTGCTTGCCCAACTTCAGGGTCCTGCTTGGGCCATCTTGATGGGAGAACGGGTCCTGTTGAACTTCATTCAGCATTTGTCAGGGATCAGTACCAAGACGGCCCGACTGAAGGCCTTGATCGCGGACTACCCCTGTACTTTGGTGGAGACCCGCAAGACCCTGCCGGGACTACGCCTTTTGCAGAAATATGCGGTCCGGGTTGGGGGAGGAGGCAATCACCGTTTGGGCCTTGACGATGCGGTGATGATTAAGGACAACCATATCGTGGCGGTGGGCAGCATCACCGAGGCGGTTCGCCTGGCGCGCAGTCGAGTGCCCTTTACGGCCAAAATTGAGGTGGAGACTAAGGAACCGGAGCAAGTGAGGGAGGCCTTAGACGCGGGCGCGGATATTATTATGCTCGACAATATGTCGCCAGCTCTGATGGAGGAGATGGTCAAACTCATCGATGGGCGGGCCCTAGTGGAAGCTTCGGGTAGTGTCAATGAGGAGAACATCGTGGAGGTTGCCCAGTGCGGTGTGGATATCATCTCCGTGGGTGCCCTTACCCACTCGGTGAAAGCGCTGGATATTAGCTTGGATCTTAAGATCGCCAACGGCCACTAGAATTATTGCAAAAAATCTTTCCTCAATTGGGAGGTATTCAGGCGGCGGTGTCGAATATAGACTTTGTAAAGGAGGTTTGCAAAGACTTGTGGATATCCAGAGGGCAAAGGGGAGAGGACAACGGACCGAATCCGTTGGTTCCTATAACCGTAAACTTATAATGGAAGAAATCCGCCGCTATGGCCCTCTGACGCGTCCAGACTTGGCAAAACGTACTGGATTGACCCGGGCTGCCGTTGGGAAGATTGTAAACGATCTTTATGAACTCGGCTTGGTGACGGAAGAGGGCTTCGAGGTATCCAGTGGTGGCCGACGGCCGGTGCTCCTGCAAGTCCGCAAGGATCGGTACGTAGTGGGAGCTCATCTGGA from the Bacillota bacterium genome contains:
- the nadA gene encoding quinolinate synthase NadA, which gives rise to MSTRAEIEERIQQLKKERNALILAHNYQLPEIQDIADFTGDSLELARLARETDAEVIVFCGVDFMAETAAILNPDKTVLLPAKDAGCPLADMATADALIEKKKEYPDAAVVCYVNSTAEVKAESDICCTSANAVKVVNSLEQDRVLFVPDQNLASWVARHTDKEIIPWQGFCITHHRLRAEDVKRAREAHPDAIVVVHPECPPEVVDLADEVASTTGILKYVKNSSAQKFIIGTEMGLLHRLMKENPGKTFFILSPGLVCPNMKKISSIQMVLDALETNTHHVVVEEPLRSRALAAVERMLAL
- the nadB gene encoding L-aspartate oxidase — encoded protein: MYQTDFLVIGSGIAGLFSALRLAAHGDVILVTKSDLEDSNSYFAQGGMAAALKEPDTPELHEEDTLRAGAGLCDRSAVKVLVEEGPQRVMELIGLGVEFDRVDGHIALTREGAHSQGRILHALGDSTGKAISDRLAQLTREHSNIHIKEDHFVAELLVQEGRCVGVLVVNPQQELEIYLARAVVLSSGGAGQVYAETSNPEAATGDGMALAYRAGAKLKDMEFIQFHPTVLVGSGTSQRFLISEAVRGEGAILRNVHGEPFMQKRHPLKDLAPRDVVARAIWREMEETKTPFVYLDATSLGSEHLKNRFPTIWARCQEQGLSMDRDYIPVAPAAHYFMGGVQTDLEGATSIPGLFACGEVACTGVHGANRLASNSLLETVVFGQRAALAAVEFARRHPILPDPSRFRDYVSALPRKDTWDNQEIHRLRGQTQKVMWDLVGLVRCNDSLTRAQRVLEELTLEVEELTAGVWSKEALELKNILLIGRLITKAALTRQESRGAHFRTDVPEPNEAWRKHIILQRDQLEPEFSAVD
- the nadC gene encoding carboxylating nicotinate-nucleotide diphosphorylase — protein: MEGALLYKIRPIIDQALREDIGRGDITTEALVPSDAWGTAILKAKDEGIFCGEAICYGVFDVLCPQVQVKVLVRDGEQIAKGDVLAQLQGPAWAILMGERVLLNFIQHLSGISTKTARLKALIADYPCTLVETRKTLPGLRLLQKYAVRVGGGGNHRLGLDDAVMIKDNHIVAVGSITEAVRLARSRVPFTAKIEVETKEPEQVREALDAGADIIMLDNMSPALMEEMVKLIDGRALVEASGSVNEENIVEVAQCGVDIISVGALTHSVKALDISLDLKIANGH